One part of the bacterium genome encodes these proteins:
- a CDS encoding outer membrane beta-barrel protein codes for MTKGNKFGLKGMWWRRAPVLIVFLLLFSAPESWAVGNIHLGQMEIHPGFLTRRTYYKMVDVDNPNRGSDWVTAYSPGLKVEWPIRQHTINGDWLLNFIRYHDHDAWNYRGRQLSTRGNFLFGQGGRQLTLDLGHVQNRSDEPAELTESRRMRTENRWTSKLGINLNDNLRLDLSYNLNTYRYKDDSSSLNNSINSLDNRDEDHYETSINVRIKPKTVAFVSGHYYQSDYRDDRRDSDDSETWTVGPGLRWDATAKLSGQIRAGFSWKKYRERDSIDTAVAMVDLTHRASDRTRFAFGLERGQREYSWSEEEFNRYTLNQVRISLDHQLTYKVKVLSGFTYEFDKYQHPRRDSIYAWHLGLRYQIQEWLATDFKYENRHRESGGDQPATDYDNNIFSLSLGLVL; via the coding sequence ATGACCAAAGGTAATAAATTTGGATTAAAGGGCATGTGGTGGCGGAGAGCGCCTGTTCTGATTGTTTTTCTGTTACTTTTTTCAGCCCCGGAATCCTGGGCGGTTGGCAACATTCATTTGGGTCAGATGGAAATCCATCCCGGCTTTCTGACGAGGCGAACCTATTACAAGATGGTTGATGTGGACAATCCTAACCGCGGCAGTGATTGGGTGACAGCTTATTCCCCCGGCCTCAAGGTGGAATGGCCAATCCGTCAGCATACGATCAATGGTGACTGGTTATTAAACTTCATTCGCTACCATGACCATGATGCATGGAATTATCGGGGACGGCAGCTTTCCACCAGGGGGAATTTTCTGTTTGGACAGGGAGGCAGACAGCTCACTCTTGACCTTGGCCATGTTCAGAACAGGAGTGATGAGCCTGCCGAACTGACGGAATCCCGCCGCATGCGCACGGAAAACAGATGGACTTCCAAATTGGGAATCAACCTTAACGATAATCTCAGGTTGGATCTCTCATATAACCTCAATACCTATCGATACAAGGATGACTCCAGCAGTCTGAATAACAGCATCAACAGTCTGGACAACCGGGATGAAGATCATTATGAGACTTCGATCAACGTCCGGATTAAACCAAAGACGGTTGCCTTTGTCTCTGGCCACTATTATCAGAGTGATTATCGGGATGACAGGAGAGATTCCGATGATTCCGAAACCTGGACCGTAGGACCGGGGCTGCGCTGGGATGCAACGGCCAAGCTCTCCGGCCAGATCAGGGCCGGATTCTCCTGGAAGAAATATCGGGAGAGAGACAGTATCGATACGGCAGTGGCTATGGTTGATCTCACCCATCGGGCATCTGACCGTACCAGGTTTGCATTTGGACTTGAAAGGGGTCAGCGGGAGTATTCCTGGTCCGAAGAAGAATTCAATAGATATACCCTGAATCAGGTCAGAATCTCTTTGGATCATCAACTGACCTACAAGGTGAAGGTTCTCTCAGGATTTACCTATGAGTTCGATAAGTACCAACATCCCCGCAGGGATTCGATCTATGCCTGGCATCTCGGTCTGAGATATCAGATCCAGGAGTGGCTGGCTACGGACTTCAAGTACGAGAACAGGCATCGAGAATCCGGAGGGGATCAACCGGCAACGGACTACGACAACAATATCTTCTCCCTTTCCCTCGGCCTGGTACTGTAA
- a CDS encoding DUF4139 domain-containing protein: MNHQTRTGFAFGLLSFIILILAYPQSGYPKSPLTRSTGENRSSLALTIYNRNYGLIREERTIALSSEERQEILFMDVPAQIEPETVFIDTRNQEIKILEQKFEYDLITQENLLKQYVGKQLGILEVNPRTGDKNLLEAELVSFNNNQPIYRIKGEIYLGYPAGTAVLPQVPEHMVERPTLRWLVKNPHKRAQEKPFAVSYLSRGLNWTANYVLRLDQKAASGVLFSWVTIDNQSGITFPEARIKLVAGEVQRPEEVKYGVRRMKMAAESLDTEAAAQAPFREEAFAEYHMYTLDRPSTLKDQQTTQISFIEAAQIPIHKEYIFPGEGIFQRSQRDLREPPPRPAQVYVKLENKKANHLGLPLPQGAIKVYQADSGGYFEFTGEDRIKDTPVDETVRIRIGSAFDVVGVHRQMEWQKVAAQVYESSWQVDLRNRRDEKVVVQVIEPVQGEWRVLSSSHPHERLDAYKIGFSVPVPARGEAKLTYRVRVEF; this comes from the coding sequence ATGAACCATCAAACCAGGACAGGATTTGCCTTCGGCCTGTTATCCTTCATTATTCTCATCTTGGCGTATCCGCAATCAGGGTATCCGAAAAGCCCGCTCACCCGGAGCACCGGGGAAAACAGGTCCTCGCTGGCACTGACCATTTACAACCGGAATTACGGCCTGATCAGGGAGGAGCGGACCATTGCGCTTTCCTCCGAAGAGAGGCAGGAAATCCTGTTCATGGATGTGCCTGCCCAGATCGAGCCGGAGACCGTATTTATCGATACCCGAAACCAGGAAATCAAAATCCTGGAACAGAAGTTTGAATATGATCTGATTACTCAGGAGAACCTGCTGAAGCAGTATGTGGGAAAGCAGCTCGGGATTCTGGAAGTAAATCCCAGGACAGGTGATAAGAACCTGCTGGAAGCGGAATTGGTGAGCTTCAATAATAATCAGCCGATTTACCGGATAAAGGGAGAGATTTACCTGGGATATCCGGCTGGCACCGCGGTATTGCCCCAGGTTCCTGAGCACATGGTGGAGCGTCCGACTCTGCGGTGGCTGGTGAAAAATCCGCACAAAAGGGCGCAGGAAAAACCGTTTGCCGTATCCTACCTGTCGCGCGGCTTGAACTGGACGGCCAATTACGTTTTACGGCTCGATCAGAAGGCGGCATCAGGGGTCCTCTTCAGTTGGGTAACTATCGACAACCAGAGCGGCATCACCTTTCCTGAAGCAAGGATCAAGCTGGTGGCCGGAGAAGTGCAGCGTCCGGAAGAAGTCAAATACGGCGTCAGGCGGATGAAAATGGCTGCCGAAAGTCTCGATACAGAAGCTGCTGCCCAGGCCCCTTTCAGGGAGGAGGCATTTGCCGAATACCATATGTATACGCTCGACCGGCCGTCAACCCTGAAAGATCAGCAGACAACCCAGATTTCGTTTATCGAGGCCGCGCAAATTCCCATTCACAAGGAGTATATCTTTCCCGGAGAGGGAATCTTTCAGCGAAGCCAGCGGGACTTGCGGGAGCCGCCGCCAAGACCTGCCCAGGTATATGTAAAGCTGGAAAACAAGAAAGCGAATCACCTTGGCCTTCCTCTTCCCCAGGGGGCAATCAAGGTCTATCAGGCTGACAGCGGTGGGTATTTTGAGTTCACCGGCGAGGACCGCATCAAGGATACGCCGGTTGACGAGACTGTGCGGATCCGGATCGGCAGCGCCTTCGACGTGGTGGGAGTACACAGGCAAATGGAGTGGCAGAAGGTGGCCGCTCAGGTGTATGAGAGCAGTTGGCAGGTTGACTTGCGAAACCGGCGGGACGAGAAGGTTGTGGTTCAGGTGATCGAGCCGGTGCAGGGTGAGTGGAGGGTTCTGAGCAGCTCTCATCCCCATGAACGATTGGATGCTTACAAAATCGGCTTTTCCGTGCCCGTGCCAGCCAGGGGAGAGGCAAAGCTGACCTACCGGGTCAGAGTGGAGTTTTAA